TCCTGTATTCAATACTGTTCAAGATGCAGTAGACGCTACAGGAGCTAATGTTTCTATTATCTTTGTACCTCCAGCATTTGCTGCAGATGCGATCATGGAAGCTGCGGCTGCAGGTATTGAAGTGATTGTCTGTATCACAGAAGGTATCCCGACAAAGGATATGATCCAAGTTAAATCTTATTTAAGCGACAAAAACTCTCGTTTAATCGGTCCTAACTGTCCAGGTATTATCACTGCAGACGAAGCTAAAATCGGTATCATGCCAGGATTTATCTTCAAAAAAGGTAATGTAGGTGTAGTTTCTAAGTCAGGAACTTTGACTTACGAAGCTGTAGATCAAACGGTAAAAGCGGGATTAGGAATTACAACTGCAATCGGAATCGGTGGCGACCCTATTATCGGTACAACAACAAAAGAAGCTGTTGAATTATTGATGAATGATCCTGAAACTGAAGCTATCATCATGATTGGTGAAATTGGTGGTGGAATGGAAGCTGAAGCTGCCCGTTGGATCAAAGAACATGGTACTAAACCTGTTGTTGGATTTATCGCAGGCCAAACAGCGCCTCCAGGACGTCGTATGGGACACGCTGGTGCAATTGTAGGTGGCGCAGATGATACAGCAGCTGCAAAAATGAAAATTATGCGTGAATGTGGCATTCGTGTTGTTGAATCTCCAGCTGAAATCGGAAAAGCAATCGCTGAAGAATTGGCTAAATAATTAGCTGATCAAGCATATAAAAAAAGGGAAT
The genomic region above belongs to Sphingobacterium zeae and contains:
- the sucD gene encoding succinate--CoA ligase subunit alpha — protein: MSVLVNKDSKVIVQGFTGNEGTYHATQMIEYGTNVVGGVTPGKGGQQHLDRPVFNTVQDAVDATGANVSIIFVPPAFAADAIMEAAAAGIEVIVCITEGIPTKDMIQVKSYLSDKNSRLIGPNCPGIITADEAKIGIMPGFIFKKGNVGVVSKSGTLTYEAVDQTVKAGLGITTAIGIGGDPIIGTTTKEAVELLMNDPETEAIIMIGEIGGGMEAEAARWIKEHGTKPVVGFIAGQTAPPGRRMGHAGAIVGGADDTAAAKMKIMRECGIRVVESPAEIGKAIAEELAK